Below is a genomic region from Spirosoma radiotolerans.
TGCTTTGCGGACTAGCCTGGAACTTGTGGTCGCTGGTGGGGTTTCGGGTACTTCAGGGAATCGGCGCGTCCATGATTTATGCCGTTGGCCCGGCCATTATCAGCGATACCTTTGCCCCTCAGGAGCGGGGCCAGGCGCTGGGTATAATGGGGTCCATTGTGGCCGCCGGTTCCAGTGCAGGCCCCGTCATTGGCGGATTTTTGCTCGGTAAGTTTGGCTGGTCGAGTATATTTTTTGTAAACGTTCCTATTGGCTTACTGGCTATCTGGCGGGCATGGACCATCCTACCTGCAAGTCCTAAAGTGACGGGTCAGCGGTTCGATCTGGTTGGCGCTGGGTTGTTTCTGGTAGGTGTAACTACTTTACTCACTGGACTGGATTTTGGCCCGGAACCTCGTTACGGCTGGAATGATCCGCTCGTTGTCGGACTGCTATCGGTGGGGGGTATTCTGCTGGTGCTTTTTCTGATTTGGGAAATGCGCGTTAAGGAGCCCATGTTACGACTCAACCTGTTCCGCATTCGGCCTTTTACGGCCGCTATCCTGGCCGCCTTTTGCGGATTCATTGCTTCGGGCAGCAACCTATTCGTGATTCCCTTCTTTTTGCAACAGATACTGGCCTTCAATCCTGAGCGGGCTGGTTTGGTTTTGTTAGCGGGTCCGTTAACGCTCAGCGTTATTGCTCCCCTGGGCGGCTATCTGTCCAGTCGTGTCAGCACCCGGTGGTTATCGAGTTTTGGCTTATTGATTACGGCTGGTGGCTATTTCGCTTTTTCTTTTCTGGATGCCAGTTGGGACTGGAAAGATGTTATCTGGCGAAGTGCGTTAGTGAGTTTGGGCTTTGGTTTATTTCAGTCGCCCAATAGTAGCAGTGCGCTCAATGCAGCTCCCCTGGAACAGCGCGGTATTGCCAGTAGTATGATTGCCTTTATGCGCAATTTGGGGTTTGTGGTTGGTATTGCACTGGCCGCTGCCGTTTGGTACAGTACCCGCAATCGGTATGCCCTGGCGCATGAGGTTACGCCTGAGGCTACAACGGCTCAGCTTTTGGGCATGCACTATGCTTATCTCACCATGGCAAGTCTGGTGTTGACAGGAGCCCTTATTTCGTTGACGCGTGGTAAGAGTACACAACCCGTTGCCGTCGCGCCCACCGATGGGCAGACGGTCGGTATGGCTACTTAATGTGTGGTTGGGTGTCTGCAGACACCAAAGAAAATCCGCAGGCACCCAGCTTAAGGAAAATTATCGCTTCGGTCCTATTGAATCATAAATGACTACTTTTTCCCAGAGCGAGGCATAGTTTTTTCGAAAATCATCGTGGATGGGGTGTTTCTGGTAGGCCTCTTCGTCGGCGGGGCTGTCGAAAAAGCACAACCACGAATAAGCATAAGACCGCTCAATGACATCGCGGTTCGTTGCTGCGGGTGTACCAATATGCACCATCTTGATGGTAGGGCATTTGGCCAGTTTATTCAACCCCTCCAATAATTTGGCTTTATCAGCTTCATTACCAGCGTTTTTTAAATAAAATAGCACATGGTGGACAAATAATTCTTTAGGGGCGTTTGTAACGGATGGAAGCCCAGCGCCTAAGCCGGCGGCAACGCTTTTCTTTACAAAACTTCTCCGTGATTGCTCTTTCATTTAATGATCTGGTTATTGGATTTATAAGAAAAGTATTCCTTTCAGAAACAAAAATGCCAAACGATTTACCTTCAGGCAAATCTAACTGAAAATCAGCCTTTGCTGATAGCGCATAAGGTTACTATTCTTGCTTAATGGAGCTAAGTAAGACGGCAAAATCTCCCTGATTTTATCCTTGTAATAAACTTTTAGGCATTTG
It encodes:
- a CDS encoding MFS transporter, with protein sequence MSVPPVSTTASSSPNKWIILGTIMFGTFMSTLDSSIVNIALPTIRRELGAGDSVEWIVLCYLLTTTSTLLIMGKLSDWVGRRQLYITGFCVFVLGSLLCGLAWNLWSLVGFRVLQGIGASMIYAVGPAIISDTFAPQERGQALGIMGSIVAAGSSAGPVIGGFLLGKFGWSSIFFVNVPIGLLAIWRAWTILPASPKVTGQRFDLVGAGLFLVGVTTLLTGLDFGPEPRYGWNDPLVVGLLSVGGILLVLFLIWEMRVKEPMLRLNLFRIRPFTAAILAAFCGFIASGSNLFVIPFFLQQILAFNPERAGLVLLAGPLTLSVIAPLGGYLSSRVSTRWLSSFGLLITAGGYFAFSFLDASWDWKDVIWRSALVSLGFGLFQSPNSSSALNAAPLEQRGIASSMIAFMRNLGFVVGIALAAAVWYSTRNRYALAHEVTPEATTAQLLGMHYAYLTMASLVLTGALISLTRGKSTQPVAVAPTDGQTVGMAT
- a CDS encoding Dabb family protein, whose product is MKEQSRRSFVKKSVAAGLGAGLPSVTNAPKELFVHHVLFYLKNAGNEADKAKLLEGLNKLAKCPTIKMVHIGTPAATNRDVIERSYAYSWLCFFDSPADEEAYQKHPIHDDFRKNYASLWEKVVIYDSIGPKR